In Paenibacillus ihbetae, the following are encoded in one genomic region:
- a CDS encoding heptaprenylglyceryl phosphate synthase → MKDLIQSWRHVFKLDPDKEIADDALDAVCMSGTDAIMVGGSTGVTYENTVDLLSRVRRYELPCVQEVSDLEAVVPGFDLYMIPMVLNTGDPTWILGRHHEGIERYGYMIPWELVVAEGYIVLNPDAAVAELTGANTTLDASSAAAYAQVADKLMQLPVVYLEYSGAFGDMETVRKVRRSLDQARLFYGGGITNAERAAEAAACADTIIVGNIVYDDLEQALSTVNAVKGLTPDARFL, encoded by the coding sequence TTGAAAGATTTGATACAATCCTGGCGGCATGTGTTTAAGCTGGATCCCGACAAGGAGATCGCCGACGATGCCCTTGATGCGGTATGCATGTCGGGAACCGATGCGATTATGGTAGGAGGCTCGACCGGCGTTACCTATGAAAATACAGTGGATCTCCTGTCCCGTGTTCGCCGCTATGAGCTGCCGTGCGTGCAGGAGGTGTCCGATCTGGAAGCCGTTGTACCCGGATTTGATTTATACATGATTCCCATGGTGCTGAATACCGGGGATCCGACATGGATACTTGGTCGCCATCATGAAGGAATCGAGCGGTATGGTTATATGATTCCGTGGGAGCTGGTCGTGGCGGAGGGCTATATTGTGCTGAATCCGGATGCGGCCGTTGCCGAGCTGACAGGTGCGAATACCACGCTGGATGCAAGCTCTGCCGCAGCTTACGCCCAAGTGGCGGACAAGCTCATGCAGCTGCCGGTCGTCTATTTGGAATACAGCGGTGCGTTCGGCGATATGGAGACTGTTCGCAAGGTGCGAAGATCGCTTGATCAGGCCCGTCTATTTTACGGCGGGGGGATCACGAACGCAGAGCGGGCAGCTGAGGCTGCGGCATGCGCCGATACCATCATCGTCGGCAATATCGTTTATGATGACCTGGAGCAGGCACTGTCGACGGTCAATGCGGTGAAAGGCTTGACACCTGATGCCCGATTCCTATAG
- a CDS encoding glycosyltransferase family 2 protein gives MEKVQVLLSTYNGAAYVEEQIHSILQQRYPSISLLIRDDGSSDETPDLLKRMEAEYPDRITVMHGNNIGVVASFFELLRSSDPTADYFCFCDQDDVWLEHKVESAVARLHSAIHTEVPAMIFTPAYLTDEHLNRQGVWPKPPAREPSFYNALYENIAIGATITMNASARNLFVNSRKADSGSILMHDWWFYLLVSAFGTVIYDHSPSMLYRQHNHNVVGGSNTWFGKLKSKWASFKRHTGRELLRRQAEEFREIYGARLNNEQKEQLDLFLSPRRSMAERIRYIRRSKLHRQSRAESLLFKFFILIGFI, from the coding sequence ATGGAAAAAGTACAAGTATTACTATCTACATATAATGGAGCCGCTTATGTCGAGGAACAGATTCATAGTATTCTTCAGCAGCGATATCCTTCCATTTCATTGCTCATACGGGATGATGGTTCTTCGGATGAAACGCCCGACCTTCTGAAGAGAATGGAGGCAGAATATCCCGATCGGATTACCGTAATGCATGGCAATAATATCGGCGTCGTGGCAAGCTTTTTCGAATTGCTGCGGAGCTCGGATCCGACTGCGGATTACTTTTGCTTCTGTGACCAAGATGATGTGTGGCTGGAGCATAAAGTAGAGTCGGCTGTAGCTCGTTTACATTCAGCGATCCATACGGAAGTGCCTGCGATGATCTTTACGCCTGCTTATCTAACGGATGAACATTTGAATCGTCAAGGCGTATGGCCCAAGCCTCCGGCTAGGGAACCATCCTTCTATAATGCCTTATATGAGAACATCGCGATTGGCGCGACCATTACGATGAATGCATCGGCTCGGAATTTGTTTGTGAACAGTAGGAAGGCTGACAGTGGCAGCATCCTCATGCATGATTGGTGGTTCTATCTACTGGTATCCGCGTTTGGAACGGTGATATATGACCACTCGCCTTCAATGCTATACCGCCAGCACAACCATAATGTAGTAGGCGGAAGCAATACATGGTTTGGTAAATTGAAGAGCAAGTGGGCGAGCTTTAAGAGACATACCGGAAGGGAATTGCTCCGGAGGCAGGCAGAGGAGTTTCGGGAAATTTACGGTGCTCGGTTAAACAATGAACAAAAAGAGCAGCTGGACCTGTTTCTCTCGCCACGCCGCAGTATGGCCGAGCGAATCCGATATATCAGACGCAGCAAGCTGCACCGTCAATCCCGTGCCGAAAGCCTTCTGTTTAAATTTTTTATCCTGATAGGTTTTATATGA
- a CDS encoding class I SAM-dependent methyltransferase: MEKMIQDFIESSKQQWDEEYKAQMWDYLSDMTEYARYSVVYGYIRKFAATEGILDMGCGAGNLYDLLTEQEKPAYVGVDLSEEAIKIASRKADNSIFHCADINHYTPPRSFDVIVFNESLQYVPNTPAKLLEYAEFLTPGGVIVTSLYSHKNQQDPDYAMVEHKIQEMETCGSFEVVDKVSLFNHKAGLKWYVHVLQPNRTAEK, translated from the coding sequence ATGGAAAAAATGATTCAAGATTTCATCGAAAGCAGCAAGCAGCAATGGGACGAAGAGTATAAAGCGCAGATGTGGGATTACTTATCCGATATGACCGAGTACGCCCGGTATTCCGTCGTGTACGGCTACATTCGGAAATTTGCCGCGACTGAGGGCATTTTGGATATGGGATGCGGTGCGGGGAACCTGTACGATCTGCTGACAGAGCAGGAAAAGCCGGCATATGTAGGCGTCGATCTGTCAGAGGAAGCGATCAAAATCGCCTCGAGGAAAGCGGACAACTCCATTTTCCATTGCGCCGACATCAATCATTACACGCCGCCGAGATCCTTTGACGTCATCGTCTTTAACGAATCGCTGCAGTATGTCCCGAACACGCCGGCCAAGCTGCTGGAATACGCCGAGTTTCTTACGCCGGGCGGAGTTATCGTCACATCGTTGTATTCGCACAAAAACCAGCAGGATCCCGATTACGCCATGGTGGAACACAAAATTCAAGAGATGGAGACCTGCGGGTCGTTTGAGGTAGTGGATAAGGTAAGCTTGTTCAATCATAAAGCCGGTTTAAAATGGTACGTCCACGTACTGCAACCAAACCGCACCGCGGAAAAGTAA
- a CDS encoding phosphatidylinositol-specific phospholipase C/glycerophosphodiester phosphodiesterase family protein has translation MKRLAAVGALFSVVVILMQVYIQDGPEERQGFTAYRLIAHAAGSIGDQPYTNAYEAMVANYKQGTRVFEIDFMLTADRKVVARHEWTASMSEQLGQLDRLPKEKQGARLTHKEFMETPILERYQPMDVDAVMDMMASVPDIYIVTDTKEQKDEDIRLLLTELTEAALARDPALLDRVVIQIYNEPMLDMVREIYPFSSIIYTLYATTDSPERIIAFVKANHIDAVTMPAPGKSQLCGEAEGSGGRHVCAHH, from the coding sequence ATGAAACGATTGGCGGCGGTCGGTGCATTGTTCTCGGTAGTGGTGATACTTATGCAGGTCTACATACAGGATGGTCCAGAAGAGCGGCAGGGCTTTACGGCCTATCGTCTAATTGCCCACGCAGCGGGGAGTATCGGAGATCAGCCGTATACGAATGCGTATGAGGCGATGGTCGCTAATTATAAGCAGGGCACCCGGGTATTCGAGATCGACTTTATGCTGACGGCTGATCGAAAGGTCGTAGCACGGCATGAGTGGACGGCGAGCATGAGCGAACAGCTTGGCCAGCTGGACAGGCTGCCGAAGGAGAAGCAGGGGGCCCGCCTGACCCACAAGGAGTTTATGGAGACGCCGATATTGGAGCGATACCAGCCGATGGATGTGGATGCAGTAATGGACATGATGGCCAGCGTTCCGGATATCTATATCGTAACCGATACGAAAGAGCAGAAGGATGAGGACATCCGGCTGCTGTTGACGGAGTTGACAGAGGCTGCCTTGGCACGGGACCCGGCATTGCTTGATCGGGTGGTGATCCAAATATACAATGAACCGATGCTGGATATGGTGAGGGAGATCTACCCGTTTTCCTCCATCATTTACACGCTGTATGCGACAACAGACTCGCCGGAGCGGATCATTGCGTTCGTGAAAGCGAATCATATCGACGCCGTAACCATGCCGGCACCGGGTAAATCCCAACTTTGTGGCGAAGCTGAAGGAAGCGGGGGCCGTCACGTATGTGCACACCATTAA
- a CDS encoding undecaprenyl-phosphate glucose phosphotransferase yields the protein MIRKNQGFLTRVYMLTDFAFIQMSFLLAWWIKFESGWFPYEKPLPIESYGMWSMVYGGVAVAVGIMISLYSPKRKKRFADEFMKIFQMHFIGMFILLSLMFFVKEVNISRWYLAIYMILNVASIILYRYFLKKTLKHFREKGYNRQFVLIVGAGTLGKRFYKNLQQYPELGYEVIGFLDDYQQWSELEERRFKPILGSVSDLDNVLNEKLIDEVVLALPLNAHHKYPEIIAACEKAGVRTLIIPDFFDYLPARPVFDNFAGMPMINVRDIPLDLAANRLFKRAFDIIFSLVAIILTLPVMVGIFIGIKLTSPGPAIFKQERVGLNRRTFNMYKFRSMKPLPPGVVDTGWTVENDPRRTKFGSFLRKTSLDELPQFFNVLFGHMSVVGPRPERPYYVEQFKEEIPKYMVKHHVRPGITGWAQSNGLRGDTSIEERIKHDIFYIENWSILFDIKIILRTIRNGFKNAY from the coding sequence ATGATCCGCAAGAATCAGGGCTTCTTGACCCGAGTCTATATGCTGACCGACTTTGCGTTCATCCAGATGTCGTTCCTGCTCGCATGGTGGATCAAATTCGAAAGCGGCTGGTTCCCATATGAAAAGCCGCTTCCCATCGAATCGTACGGGATGTGGAGTATGGTGTACGGCGGGGTTGCTGTTGCCGTGGGCATCATGATTTCGTTGTACTCACCTAAGCGAAAGAAGCGTTTTGCCGACGAGTTCATGAAGATCTTCCAAATGCATTTTATTGGGATGTTCATCCTGCTCAGCTTGATGTTCTTCGTGAAGGAGGTCAATATCTCCCGCTGGTATCTCGCCATCTACATGATCCTGAACGTAGCGTCGATCATCTTGTACCGCTATTTTCTGAAGAAGACGCTGAAGCATTTCCGGGAAAAAGGCTACAATCGCCAGTTCGTCCTCATCGTGGGTGCTGGAACGCTAGGCAAGCGGTTTTATAAAAATCTGCAGCAGTACCCTGAACTCGGTTACGAGGTGATCGGATTTCTGGACGATTACCAGCAATGGAGCGAGCTGGAGGAAAGGCGCTTCAAGCCGATCCTTGGATCGGTCAGCGACCTGGACAACGTGTTGAACGAAAAGCTTATTGATGAAGTTGTGCTGGCTTTGCCGCTCAATGCCCATCACAAATATCCCGAGATCATCGCAGCTTGCGAGAAGGCGGGCGTGCGTACGCTCATCATCCCGGACTTTTTCGATTATCTTCCGGCCCGGCCGGTATTCGACAACTTTGCGGGCATGCCGATGATCAATGTGCGGGATATTCCCCTGGATCTGGCGGCGAACCGGTTATTCAAGCGGGCGTTCGATATCATTTTCTCGCTGGTGGCGATTATCCTGACGCTGCCGGTCATGGTCGGTATTTTCATTGGCATCAAGCTGACCTCGCCCGGGCCGGCGATCTTCAAGCAGGAGCGGGTAGGGCTTAACCGCCGCACGTTTAACATGTATAAATTCCGTTCCATGAAGCCGCTGCCGCCAGGCGTAGTCGACACCGGATGGACCGTGGAAAATGATCCGCGTCGTACCAAATTCGGTTCGTTCTTGCGCAAGACCAGTCTCGACGAATTGCCGCAGTTTTTTAACGTGCTGTTTGGCCATATGAGCGTCGTCGGTCCAAGACCGGAGCGTCCGTACTATGTGGAGCAGTTCAAAGAGGAAATTCCGAAATACATGGTGAAGCATCATGTTCGGCCTGGCATTACCGGTTGGGCGCAGAGCAATGGGCTGCGCGGCGACACGTCGATTGAGGAACGGATCAAGCATGATATTTTTTACATTGAAAACTGGTCCATTCTGTTTGATATCAAGATTATTCTGCGCACGATCCGTAACGGCTTCAAGAATGCTTACTAA
- the rfbC gene encoding dTDP-4-dehydrorhamnose 3,5-epimerase — protein sequence MNVTPLKLTDALIIEPVVHGDHRGFFMESYSDSLFKQNGINYNFIQDNHSLSAEPGVLRGLHYQLNPKAQTKLVRVLTGAIYDVIVDIRKNSPTFGQWGGVILSEHNKRQLLVPKGFAHGFCTLVPNTQVLYKVDEYYSPEHDRGILWNDPALGIDWPTSQPILSDKDQRHPLLKDAEMNFE from the coding sequence ATGAACGTCACTCCTTTAAAACTCACAGATGCTCTTATCATTGAACCGGTGGTCCACGGCGATCACCGGGGTTTTTTTATGGAAAGCTACAGCGATTCCCTTTTTAAGCAAAATGGCATCAACTACAACTTTATTCAAGATAATCATTCTTTGTCTGCAGAACCTGGTGTTCTTCGGGGGCTGCATTACCAATTAAACCCGAAAGCCCAGACGAAACTTGTTCGAGTGCTGACCGGAGCAATATATGATGTAATCGTAGATATTCGGAAGAACTCCCCTACCTTTGGTCAATGGGGTGGAGTGATATTGAGCGAGCACAACAAGCGGCAGCTGCTTGTGCCGAAGGGGTTCGCGCACGGCTTTTGCACGCTCGTTCCCAATACCCAAGTCCTCTATAAAGTGGACGAATATTATTCCCCTGAACATGACCGCGGCATATTATGGAATGATCCGGCACTTGGCATCGATTGGCCGACATCCCAGCCGATTTTATCGGATAAGGACCAGCGGCATCCGCTGTTGAAAGACGCAGAGATGAACTTTGAGTAA
- the pcrA gene encoding DNA helicase PcrA, which yields MHSIDIHEAIKRLNPQQRQAVEATDGPLLIMAGAGSGKTRVLTHRIAYLIATRKAAPWSILAITFTNKAAREMQERVSKLVGREGQDIWVSTFHSMCVRILRRDIERLGFTSNFSILDSTDQLSVIRNVMKHHNIDPKKFEPKAVQAAISAAKNELITPQQYEQKAGDYFESLVAKVYVDYQKRLKSNNSLDFDDLIMTTIQLFKEVPEVLDFYQRKFQYIHVDEYQDTNRAQYMLCRMLADSHHRICVVGDSDQSIYRWRGADITNILNFEEDYPEARTILLEQNYRSTSNILNAANNVIALNTGRKPKNLWTEQGEGPKIKVFRGDTEHDEGYFVTSEISKNIKAGKNYADHAILYRTNAQSRVIEEILIKSDIPYQIVGGIKFYDRKEIKDMLAYLRLISNPDDDISLTRIINVPKRSIGDTTVAKLAAAAAERGISIFRVLEVVDDLGFAGRTRNALVNFYDMIDALNKMVEYLSVTELTEKMLEMSEYRLELQNENTLESRSRLENIDEFLSVTQEFEKNNEDKSLVSFLTDLALIADIDTMNNDEDDKSDAVVLMTMHSAKGLEFPIVFIIGMEEGVFPHSRAFMDNEELEEERRLAYVGITRAEKQLFLSCARMRTLFGRTTANPPSRFLDEIPDELKEDTQMAHDRYRRGGGGNVGGSYAGRGFGGGGGSNFGASRTSDLSLGGSTASAQTASKSRVTMATGGAARQAAAGGTSDFKAGDKVAHGKWGTGTIVAVKGSGNDMELQIAFPAPVGVKRLLAGFAPITKVE from the coding sequence ATGCATTCCATTGACATACATGAGGCGATCAAGCGCCTCAATCCCCAGCAGCGGCAGGCCGTGGAGGCCACTGACGGACCGCTGCTCATCATGGCCGGGGCGGGCTCCGGCAAGACGCGGGTGCTGACGCACCGGATCGCGTACCTGATCGCCACGCGCAAGGCGGCGCCTTGGAGCATCCTGGCGATTACCTTTACCAATAAAGCCGCCCGCGAAATGCAGGAGCGGGTCTCGAAGCTCGTCGGCCGGGAAGGACAGGATATCTGGGTATCGACGTTCCACTCGATGTGCGTACGTATTTTGCGCAGGGATATTGAGCGGCTTGGCTTTACGTCGAACTTCAGCATCCTGGACTCGACCGACCAATTATCCGTGATCCGCAATGTAATGAAGCACCATAACATCGACCCTAAGAAATTTGAGCCGAAGGCGGTCCAAGCCGCCATTAGCGCGGCTAAGAACGAGCTGATCACTCCGCAGCAATATGAGCAGAAAGCGGGAGATTATTTCGAGAGCTTGGTCGCCAAGGTATATGTGGATTACCAGAAGCGTCTGAAGAGCAACAACTCCCTCGATTTTGACGATCTGATCATGACGACAATCCAGCTGTTCAAGGAAGTGCCGGAAGTTCTTGATTTCTACCAGCGCAAATTCCAGTACATCCATGTGGATGAATACCAGGATACGAACCGTGCCCAGTACATGCTGTGCAGGATGCTGGCCGACAGCCATCACCGGATTTGCGTCGTCGGGGACAGCGACCAGTCCATCTATCGGTGGCGCGGTGCGGATATCACGAACATCCTGAATTTTGAGGAGGATTACCCGGAGGCGCGGACGATTCTGCTGGAGCAGAACTACCGTTCCACATCGAACATCCTGAATGCCGCCAACAACGTGATCGCCCTCAATACAGGCCGCAAGCCGAAAAACCTGTGGACCGAGCAGGGGGAAGGGCCCAAGATCAAGGTGTTCCGCGGGGATACGGAGCATGATGAGGGATATTTTGTGACTTCGGAGATCAGCAAGAACATCAAGGCCGGCAAAAACTATGCGGACCATGCGATTCTCTACCGGACGAACGCCCAGTCGCGGGTGATCGAGGAAATTCTGATCAAGTCGGACATTCCGTACCAGATCGTCGGGGGCATCAAGTTCTACGACCGCAAAGAGATCAAGGATATGCTGGCCTATCTGCGCCTCATTTCCAACCCGGATGACGATATCAGTTTGACGCGAATCATTAACGTACCGAAGCGGAGCATCGGGGATACGACGGTAGCGAAGCTTGCGGCTGCCGCCGCAGAGCGGGGCATCTCGATTTTCCGTGTGCTGGAGGTTGTGGATGATCTCGGCTTCGCCGGGCGGACGCGCAACGCGCTCGTTAATTTCTACGACATGATTGACGCACTGAACAAGATGGTGGAGTACCTGTCCGTGACGGAGCTCACCGAGAAAATGCTGGAGATGTCGGAATACCGGCTTGAGCTGCAAAATGAAAACACGCTCGAATCCCGTTCCCGACTCGAGAACATCGACGAGTTCCTGTCGGTAACCCAGGAGTTCGAGAAGAACAATGAGGATAAGTCGCTCGTCTCCTTCCTGACGGATCTCGCCTTGATCGCGGATATCGACACGATGAATAACGACGAGGATGACAAGAGCGATGCGGTCGTGCTGATGACGATGCACAGTGCCAAGGGACTCGAATTCCCGATTGTTTTCATTATTGGCATGGAGGAGGGCGTATTCCCGCACAGCCGCGCTTTTATGGACAATGAAGAGCTGGAGGAAGAACGCCGACTTGCTTATGTAGGCATTACGCGTGCGGAAAAGCAGTTATTCCTGTCCTGTGCCCGCATGCGGACTCTGTTCGGCCGGACCACGGCTAATCCGCCTTCGCGCTTCCTGGATGAAATTCCGGATGAGCTGAAGGAAGACACGCAGATGGCCCATGACCGCTACCGCCGCGGAGGCGGTGGCAATGTCGGCGGCTCGTACGCCGGCCGCGGCTTTGGCGGCGGGGGAGGCAGCAACTTCGGCGCATCCCGCACGAGCGATCTGTCGCTTGGAGGCTCAACCGCATCCGCCCAGACCGCTTCGAAGAGCCGTGTGACGATGGCGACAGGCGGGGCGGCCCGTCAAGCTGCAGCCGGCGGTACCTCGGATTTCAAAGCCGGCGATAAAGTAGCCCATGGCAAATGGGGCACCGGCACGATCGTTGCGGTCAAAGGCAGCGGCAACGACATGGAGCTGCAGATCGCGTTCCCGGCACCGGTCGGCGTGAAACGGCTGCTGGCCGGCTTCGCTCCGATTACGAAAGTGGAATAA
- a CDS encoding glycosyltransferase family 2 protein produces MDVSILIVNYNTRQLTLDCLQSVYASETEFTYEVIVIDNDSKDDSVQAIRQEFPLVRLIENTENTGFAIANNQGMAAAQGRYVLLLNSDTVIQRDTLQTMVAFMDRNPITGASGCKIILPDGSLDKACKRGFPTPSASFYYAFGLSKLFPNEPRFNQYQLGYLDPDQEYPVDCLVGAFMLVRRETIEQVGGLDETFFMYGEDIDWCYRIKQAGWGIHYYPRTTIVHYKGGSARRRPFKIIYEFHRAMILFHRKHYRKKYNILVNGAVYAGVGLKMLLALLTNRLKPIRPASMPSSSGGVEVKS; encoded by the coding sequence ATGGATGTTAGCATTTTAATCGTGAACTATAATACCCGTCAGCTGACGTTGGATTGCTTGCAATCGGTATACGCATCGGAGACCGAATTTACATATGAAGTCATCGTCATTGATAACGATTCGAAGGACGATTCCGTGCAGGCGATTCGTCAGGAATTCCCACTCGTTAGGTTGATTGAAAATACAGAAAACACCGGCTTTGCCATAGCCAACAACCAGGGGATGGCAGCGGCACAGGGACGTTATGTGCTGCTTTTAAATTCCGACACCGTGATCCAGCGGGATACGCTACAAACGATGGTGGCCTTTATGGACCGTAATCCGATAACGGGCGCCTCGGGCTGCAAAATCATTCTGCCGGACGGTTCCCTGGACAAGGCGTGCAAGAGAGGCTTTCCAACGCCTTCCGCCTCCTTTTACTATGCCTTCGGCCTGAGCAAGCTGTTTCCTAATGAGCCGCGTTTCAACCAGTATCAGCTAGGGTATCTCGATCCCGATCAGGAGTATCCCGTGGATTGCCTGGTCGGCGCGTTCATGCTGGTACGACGGGAGACGATTGAGCAGGTAGGCGGGTTGGACGAGACATTTTTCATGTATGGAGAAGATATCGATTGGTGCTACCGGATCAAGCAGGCCGGGTGGGGGATCCACTACTATCCTCGAACGACGATTGTGCATTACAAAGGCGGAAGCGCCCGGCGCCGTCCATTCAAAATTATTTACGAATTCCATCGGGCGATGATTTTGTTCCATCGGAAGCATTACCGGAAGAAGTACAACATATTGGTTAACGGAGCGGTATATGCAGGCGTCGGTTTGAAAATGCTCCTGGCCCTTCTCACGAACCGGCTGAAGCCGATTCGGCCGGCATCGATGCCCTCATCTTCCGGCGGAGTGGAGGTGAAATCATGA
- the rfbD gene encoding dTDP-4-dehydrorhamnose reductase, whose translation MRVLVTGANGQLGQDVVQCFRGSGHEVEGLGRAKLDITDLDQCFDVMSKCRPEAVIHCAAYTAVDAAESDAEGAYLVNAIGTRNIALAAEKVGAKLIYISTDYVFNGNGDRPYSEYDPTDPKTVYGQSKLAGEQMVRDFCSKWFIVRTSWVFGLNGSNFVKTMLRLGQEKPVLQVVHDQKGSPTYTVDLARFLLQLLPTEKYGIYHASNSGSCTWYEFTEAIFEAAREQIGLTITAKLEPCTTAQFPRPAPRPAFSVMDHLAIRINQLQDLPHWRDGLKQFMVDMKKDPDLYLR comes from the coding sequence ATGAGAGTCCTGGTAACCGGAGCAAACGGTCAGCTCGGGCAGGACGTTGTGCAGTGTTTTCGTGGATCGGGACATGAGGTAGAGGGGCTTGGCCGTGCCAAGCTGGATATCACGGATTTGGATCAATGCTTCGATGTCATGTCGAAGTGTCGCCCCGAGGCTGTTATCCACTGTGCTGCTTATACAGCTGTGGATGCTGCTGAATCGGATGCCGAAGGTGCTTATCTCGTGAATGCGATCGGAACACGAAATATTGCGCTTGCCGCAGAGAAGGTAGGCGCCAAACTGATTTATATTAGCACGGATTATGTATTCAACGGTAATGGCGACCGGCCGTACTCGGAATATGATCCGACGGATCCGAAGACGGTATATGGTCAATCCAAGCTTGCCGGCGAACAGATGGTGCGCGATTTCTGCTCCAAATGGTTTATCGTGAGAACTTCCTGGGTTTTTGGCCTGAATGGTAGCAATTTCGTTAAAACGATGCTGCGGCTCGGACAGGAAAAACCTGTGCTGCAGGTTGTCCATGACCAGAAGGGATCTCCAACCTATACGGTGGATTTAGCCCGCTTCCTGTTGCAACTACTACCAACTGAGAAATACGGCATCTACCATGCTTCCAATAGCGGATCTTGCACATGGTATGAGTTTACGGAGGCTATTTTTGAAGCAGCACGTGAGCAAATAGGACTGACCATAACCGCGAAACTGGAACCATGCACCACAGCACAATTTCCACGACCTGCTCCCCGGCCAGCCTTTTCGGTGATGGATCATCTTGCGATTCGGATCAACCAACTGCAGGATTTACCGCATTGGAGAGATGGGCTGAAGCAGTTTATGGTAGATATGAAGAAGGACCCTGATTTATACTTAAGATAA
- the rfbB gene encoding dTDP-glucose 4,6-dehydratase: MKILVTGGAGFIGSNFILYLMRQHPQDEIINLDALTYAGNLENLKSVENEPNYTFVHGDIADKGKVDEVFKSGIDVVVNFAAESHVDRSILEPEAFVNANVLGTQVLLDAAKKYGVTKFVQVSTDEVYGSLGETGLFSETTPLAPNSPYSASKAGGDLLVRAYHETFGLPVNITRCSNNYGPYQFPEKLIPLMISRALHDESLPIYGDGLNIRDWLYVEDHCSAIDLVIRQGRIGEVYNIGGNNERTNIHIVQTILKELGKPESLIRYVEDRPGHDRRYGIDPTKITEELGWKPKHNFETGIKETIQWYLNHKEWWTRIQSGAYRDYMTKQYSGRLGDKA; this comes from the coding sequence ATGAAAATCTTGGTTACCGGCGGTGCCGGTTTTATCGGCAGTAATTTCATTTTATATTTGATGCGGCAGCATCCACAGGATGAGATCATTAATCTGGATGCTCTTACGTATGCAGGAAATTTAGAAAATCTGAAATCGGTGGAGAATGAACCGAACTATACCTTTGTTCACGGAGATATCGCTGATAAAGGGAAAGTGGATGAAGTCTTCAAGAGTGGTATCGATGTTGTCGTAAACTTTGCGGCTGAATCCCACGTGGATCGCAGCATCTTGGAGCCGGAGGCATTTGTTAATGCCAATGTCCTGGGTACGCAAGTTCTGCTTGATGCCGCGAAGAAATACGGGGTAACGAAGTTTGTGCAGGTTTCTACGGACGAAGTTTACGGATCTCTGGGGGAGACAGGACTATTCAGCGAGACGACGCCGCTGGCTCCAAACAGTCCGTATTCGGCCAGCAAGGCGGGGGGCGATCTGCTCGTAAGAGCTTATCACGAGACGTTCGGATTGCCGGTAAATATTACCCGTTGCTCCAACAACTACGGGCCGTATCAATTCCCCGAAAAGCTCATTCCGCTCATGATATCCCGCGCATTACATGATGAGTCGCTGCCGATCTATGGCGACGGGTTGAATATTCGGGACTGGCTGTATGTCGAGGACCATTGCAGTGCCATTGATCTGGTCATTCGACAAGGACGCATCGGCGAGGTTTATAACATCGGCGGCAACAACGAGCGGACGAACATTCATATCGTCCAAACCATTTTGAAGGAGCTTGGGAAGCCGGAATCCCTTATCCGCTATGTGGAGGACAGACCTGGTCACGACCGGCGCTATGGCATAGACCCGACGAAGATTACGGAGGAGCTTGGCTGGAAGCCGAAGCATAATTTTGAGACAGGTATTAAGGAAACGATCCAATGGTACTTAAACCATAAGGAATGGTGGACCCGGATCCAGTCTGGAGCCTATCGGGATTATATGACGAAGCAGTACAGTGGTCGGTTAGGTGATAAAGCATGA